Proteins from one Polymorphobacter megasporae genomic window:
- a CDS encoding tyrosine-type recombinase/integrase — translation MSQLASLPSPSLVLPALIMTGGERTRVRFLEFFAVTIRNPNTRRAYVQATNEFLGWCEGRGVASIAAVKPLHVAGYVEELGRVRSAPTVKLRLAAVRYLFDWLVIGQIVPANPAASVRGPSHSVRRGKTPVLAPAEARQLLDAIDVSTPSGLRDRALIGLMTYSFARVGAALAMRVEDVYIQNRRLWVRLHEKSGKRHDLPCHHNLEAYLESYIDGCSLRDDRKGPLFRTLGRGTRQLSATPLPQANAFAMVRRRAAAAGIATAIGNHSFRATGITAYLKNGGTLEKAAAMANHASTRTTQLYDRRTDEMSLDEVERVLI, via the coding sequence GTGAGCCAGCTTGCCTCCCTGCCGTCGCCAAGTCTCGTGCTGCCGGCGCTGATCATGACAGGCGGTGAGCGCACGCGGGTCCGCTTCCTCGAATTCTTTGCAGTGACGATCCGCAATCCCAACACGCGCCGCGCCTACGTCCAGGCGACTAATGAATTTTTGGGCTGGTGTGAGGGCAGGGGAGTTGCCTCGATCGCCGCGGTGAAACCGCTTCACGTCGCCGGCTACGTCGAGGAGCTTGGCCGCGTGCGCAGCGCGCCGACGGTCAAACTGCGTTTGGCAGCGGTACGTTACCTGTTCGACTGGCTGGTGATCGGTCAGATCGTGCCGGCCAATCCGGCTGCGTCGGTGCGGGGGCCGAGCCACAGCGTCCGCCGCGGCAAGACTCCGGTGCTGGCCCCGGCCGAGGCCCGCCAGCTACTCGATGCGATCGACGTGTCTACTCCCTCCGGCCTGCGTGACCGGGCGCTGATCGGGCTAATGACCTACAGCTTTGCGAGGGTAGGGGCCGCGTTGGCGATGCGAGTCGAGGACGTCTACATCCAGAACCGGCGGTTATGGGTGCGGCTGCACGAGAAGAGTGGCAAGCGCCACGACTTGCCGTGCCATCATAACCTTGAGGCGTATTTAGAATCCTATATCGATGGCTGCAGTCTACGCGACGATCGCAAGGGGCCGCTGTTTCGGACACTGGGGCGGGGAACGCGGCAGCTGAGCGCGACGCCGCTACCGCAGGCCAATGCGTTTGCCATGGTTCGCCGGCGGGCGGCAGCTGCCGGTATCGCGACGGCGATCGGCAACCACTCGTTCCGCGCGACCGGGATCACCGCCTACCTCAAAAACGGCGGCACGCTGGAAAAGGCGGCGGCGATGGCCAACCATGCCTCTACCCGGACCACCCAGCTCTACGACCGGCGGACCGACGAGATGAGCCTTGATGAGGTCGAACGCGTGCTGATCTGA
- a CDS encoding PEPxxWA-CTERM sorting domain-containing protein encodes MKLNWLLCGAAALTAFALPATAAQIILSPGSVIGNTGSYGNLQIAANIFDQQTGSVYDTTPGVYHYWINAENGPQNAYITVDLGAKYTIASFDLFNTHNAFYGDRGTGNFSIVAGNSVGLDGGNGFTLTGPTTTVASGTLTAAPVTDPIAAQSFTSLSSSTFRYLQFLPTSVASVNTPCCSANEYGLAELRVFAGVPTVGGVPEPASWAMMLAGFGVVGGVMRRRAGTVSVAA; translated from the coding sequence ATGAAACTGAATTGGTTGTTGTGCGGCGCTGCGGCGCTGACTGCGTTTGCGCTGCCAGCGACGGCAGCGCAGATTATCCTTTCCCCAGGCTCGGTTATTGGCAACACCGGCAGCTACGGTAACTTGCAGATTGCCGCCAATATTTTCGATCAGCAGACAGGATCGGTCTACGATACGACACCTGGTGTTTACCACTATTGGATTAATGCCGAAAATGGGCCGCAGAATGCCTACATTACTGTCGATTTGGGGGCGAAATATACGATCGCCAGCTTCGACCTGTTCAACACGCACAACGCTTTCTATGGGGATCGCGGCACAGGTAATTTCTCGATCGTCGCAGGTAATTCCGTCGGGCTGGATGGGGGCAATGGATTTACATTAACGGGACCTACGACGACCGTCGCGTCGGGGACGCTAACAGCCGCGCCGGTCACCGACCCGATTGCCGCTCAATCGTTCACATCGTTGAGCAGCAGCACATTTCGCTACCTCCAGTTTCTTCCGACGAGCGTCGCTTCGGTGAATACGCCGTGCTGTAGTGCCAACGAGTACGGCCTAGCTGAACTGCGGGTATTCGCTGGCGTGCCAACTGTCGGAGGGGTTCCCGAGCCCGCCAGTTGGGCAATGATGCTCGCCGGCTTCGGCGTCGTCGGCGGCGTCATGCGCCGCCGCGCCGGCACGGTCAGCGTCGCCGCTTAA
- a CDS encoding DUF4396 domain-containing protein: protein MMFATFPAWLHTLAILSLAVGAVCAITIALDETGRPQKMWIMNLVWPLTALFGSLLWTAGYYIWGRAKTKNQDDEAKPPFPVMVAKGSSHCGAGCTLGDIIAEWAAFAIPSIAIWFGWHSIFAEKTFAVWIPDFILAFGIGIVFQYFTIAPMRGLGLGEGIVAAVKVDIASISAWQIGMYGLMAAIQFGWYSNAFGGIAAVNTPEFWFAMQLSMLSGFCTSYPVNWLLIRAGLKEEM, encoded by the coding sequence ATGATGTTCGCGACGTTTCCAGCTTGGCTTCACACGCTCGCGATCCTCTCGCTAGCGGTAGGCGCAGTGTGTGCGATCACGATCGCGCTCGATGAGACGGGGCGTCCACAGAAAATGTGGATCATGAATCTGGTATGGCCGCTAACCGCGCTGTTTGGTAGCCTCCTGTGGACAGCAGGCTACTATATCTGGGGACGCGCGAAGACCAAAAACCAAGATGACGAGGCGAAACCGCCTTTCCCGGTGATGGTGGCCAAAGGGTCGAGCCATTGCGGCGCGGGCTGCACGCTTGGGGACATCATCGCGGAGTGGGCAGCGTTCGCAATCCCATCGATCGCGATATGGTTTGGTTGGCACAGCATCTTTGCCGAGAAGACGTTTGCGGTCTGGATACCCGACTTCATTCTCGCTTTCGGGATCGGCATCGTCTTCCAGTATTTTACGATCGCACCAATGAGAGGCCTTGGCTTGGGTGAGGGTATCGTAGCTGCGGTGAAGGTCGATATCGCGTCAATCAGCGCGTGGCAGATCGGCATGTACGGGCTGATGGCCGCTATCCAGTTCGGATGGTATTCGAACGCTTTTGGCGGCATCGCAGCGGTGAATACCCCCGAGTTCTGGTTCGCGATGCAGCTCTCGATGTTGTCGGGGTTCTGCACTAGCTATCCCGTTAACTGGCTGTTGATCCGCGCGGGATTGAAGGAAGAAATGTAG
- a CDS encoding LuxR family transcriptional regulator has translation MTASASGMVSGPRVLGPNQFHFTNWPAAWLALYQARGFAKFDPLPRWAIISGEAVAWSEIMARLEPSDPGFQVYAAAGVHGFFEGFATPVRGRTGALGLVAVAGGRRAEFNADERAYLQSISIAALHRGEELLGVPKPLVGTFTPREHECVALLRQGFTDPEIGRVIGISPTTVKFHLDNARRKTGTRNRVELAVGAHAFPVQGLVDAALK, from the coding sequence ATGACCGCTTCAGCGAGCGGCATGGTGTCTGGTCCTCGTGTCCTTGGGCCGAACCAGTTCCATTTCACCAACTGGCCGGCGGCATGGCTTGCCCTGTATCAGGCGCGGGGCTTCGCGAAGTTCGATCCCTTGCCACGATGGGCGATTATCTCGGGGGAGGCGGTTGCGTGGAGCGAGATAATGGCTCGGTTGGAACCGAGCGACCCAGGCTTCCAGGTCTACGCGGCAGCCGGGGTGCATGGCTTTTTCGAGGGGTTCGCAACGCCGGTGCGCGGGCGAACCGGCGCGCTTGGGCTGGTCGCCGTCGCCGGGGGCCGCCGCGCTGAGTTTAATGCCGACGAACGCGCTTATCTCCAGTCGATCTCGATTGCGGCCCTTCATCGTGGCGAGGAGCTGCTCGGTGTTCCCAAGCCGTTGGTCGGTACCTTCACCCCACGCGAGCACGAGTGCGTCGCGCTGCTCCGCCAGGGCTTTACCGACCCTGAAATTGGCCGGGTGATCGGCATCTCACCCACAACGGTCAAATTTCATCTAGACAACGCACGGCGCAAAACCGGCACAAGAAACCGGGTCGAACTCGCCGTCGGCGCGCATGCATTCCCCGTACAGGGCTTGGTGGATGCGGCGCTTAAGTAA